In the genome of Bradyrhizobium sp. CIAT3101, one region contains:
- a CDS encoding HlyD family secretion protein has translation MRFNFAPIAGWWGDRMSFGGSEAVGQSVRAELGTRLRRPLMLAVPIIVAVFGASLYLAQEQYVSTDDAFVRAAKVTINARVSGQAIEIAVRDNERVHQGQVLFRIDPEPYQIAVDQAEARLGSARLQIESLKATYRQQQSELQSAKDSAAFDEREFDRKKMLVASDFTPRAVYERAETDMKVARHRTASIEQQIANTIVALSGDPDIDVDRHPTVRAAKAQLDRARLDLSYASVTAPDDGIVTKVDDLQIGGFVNAGAPTFSLLSSRHVWVEANFRETGLTHMHPGQEATIDVDAYPDRKFKAHVDSMSPGTGSDFSVLPPENATGNWVKVVQRLPVRLELDDLDPTRPLFSGISVTARVDTGYRRTWLHLLRPAFATEGK, from the coding sequence ATGCGTTTCAATTTCGCGCCAATCGCCGGCTGGTGGGGCGATCGCATGAGTTTCGGCGGGAGCGAAGCTGTTGGCCAGTCGGTCCGAGCGGAACTCGGGACGCGGCTGCGCCGGCCCTTGATGCTGGCCGTGCCGATCATTGTGGCCGTGTTCGGCGCCTCACTGTATCTGGCCCAGGAGCAATACGTTTCGACCGACGATGCATTCGTTCGAGCCGCGAAAGTGACCATCAACGCCCGGGTTTCCGGTCAGGCGATTGAGATCGCAGTGCGCGACAACGAGCGCGTTCATCAGGGGCAGGTCCTGTTTCGGATCGATCCGGAGCCCTATCAGATCGCCGTCGATCAGGCGGAGGCCCGGCTTGGCAGCGCGCGGCTCCAGATCGAATCTCTCAAGGCGACCTACCGTCAGCAGCAGTCGGAGTTGCAGTCCGCAAAGGATTCGGCTGCCTTCGACGAGCGCGAGTTCGACCGCAAGAAAATGCTCGTGGCTTCCGACTTCACGCCGCGCGCAGTCTACGAGCGGGCCGAAACGGATATGAAGGTCGCCCGCCATCGCACGGCGTCGATCGAACAACAGATCGCCAACACGATCGTCGCGCTCAGCGGCGATCCCGATATCGACGTCGATCGCCACCCGACGGTTCGCGCGGCAAAGGCGCAGCTCGATCGCGCGCGGCTCGATCTCTCTTATGCCAGCGTGACAGCGCCCGACGACGGCATCGTGACGAAGGTCGATGATTTGCAGATCGGCGGCTTCGTCAATGCCGGCGCGCCCACATTCTCCCTGCTGTCGAGCCGACATGTCTGGGTCGAGGCGAATTTTCGGGAAACCGGTCTGACCCACATGCATCCCGGTCAAGAAGCGACGATCGACGTCGATGCTTATCCTGATCGCAAGTTCAAGGCGCATGTCGACAGCATGAGCCCCGGCACCGGATCGGACTTCTCGGTGCTGCCGCCCGAGAATGCAACCGGGAACTGGGTCAAAGTCGTTCAGCGTTTGCCGGTGCGTCTCGAACTCGATGATCTCGATCCGACCCGTCCCCTGTTTTCGGGCATCAGCGTGACGGCGCGGGTCGATACCGGCTATCGCCGCACCTGGCTGCATCTGCTCCGACCCGCGTTCGCGACGGAGGGCAAATGA
- a CDS encoding TetR/AcrR family transcriptional regulator has product MARKTSETSPARRGRPPAYDAKTALKRATETFWKTGYSGTSLDKVAAATGMSPPSLYAVFGNKHALYLEALARYWDISLAATRDALAGEHPLNEALMLAYDAALSIYFSGKGHARGCFVLGTAVTETAEDAAIRKSVATGLRAIDADFEARFRLAKDKGELKRDADPAALAILAAATMHTIAIRARAGTSRAELRELARKAVDVICG; this is encoded by the coding sequence ATGGCGCGAAAAACCAGCGAAACGAGTCCTGCACGCCGCGGACGGCCACCCGCCTACGACGCTAAAACGGCCCTCAAGCGAGCAACCGAAACCTTTTGGAAGACCGGCTACTCCGGAACTTCGCTGGACAAGGTCGCGGCGGCCACCGGCATGAGCCCGCCGAGCCTCTATGCAGTCTTCGGCAACAAGCACGCACTCTACCTCGAGGCGCTCGCCCGCTATTGGGACATCAGCCTCGCCGCCACGCGCGACGCCCTCGCGGGGGAGCACCCCCTAAACGAAGCGCTGATGCTTGCCTACGACGCGGCCCTTTCCATCTACTTTTCGGGCAAGGGACACGCCCGTGGTTGCTTTGTCCTCGGAACTGCGGTTACCGAGACCGCAGAAGATGCGGCGATCCGAAAGAGCGTTGCGACAGGACTTCGCGCGATCGACGCTGATTTCGAGGCACGATTCCGTCTTGCAAAGGACAAGGGCGAACTGAAGCGCGATGCCGATCCCGCGGCGCTCGCCATCCTGGCGGCGGCCACGATGCATACGATCGCAATCCGGGCCCGCGCCGGTACCTCCCGCGCCGAACTGAGGGAGCTTGCCCGCAAGGCGGTGGATGTGATTTGCGGGTGA
- a CDS encoding DUF1330 domain-containing protein, which produces MAKGYWITLYRSISDPEALAAYAKLAGPAIIANGGRFLARGNAAKVYEQGIAQRSTVTEFDNLELAVAAHDSPAYQDALKVLGNACERDVRIVEGLG; this is translated from the coding sequence ATGGCCAAGGGATACTGGATCACCCTCTATCGCTCGATCTCTGATCCGGAGGCGTTGGCGGCCTATGCGAAGCTCGCAGGTCCGGCCATCATCGCCAATGGTGGCCGGTTCCTCGCCCGTGGCAATGCGGCGAAGGTGTATGAGCAGGGCATCGCGCAGCGCTCCACTGTGACCGAGTTCGACAACCTCGAGCTCGCCGTCGCGGCGCACGACAGCCCCGCCTATCAGGACGCGCTCAAGGTGCTCGGCAATGCCTGCGAGCGCGACGTCCGCATCGTCGAGGGATTGGGCTGA
- the msrA gene encoding peptide-methionine (S)-S-oxide reductase MsrA → MTTERAVLAGGCFWGMQDLIRKQPGVISTRVGYTGGRVKNATYRNHEGHAEAIEIMFDPAKTSFRTMLEFFFQIHDPTTLNRQGNDRGTSYRSAIFYTSDEQKRVAEDTIADVEASGLWPGKVVTEVAPLGELWEAEPEHQDYLERYPDGYTCHFIRPDWKLPRRAVAAGS, encoded by the coding sequence ATGACGACAGAGCGCGCAGTTTTGGCCGGAGGCTGCTTCTGGGGCATGCAGGATCTCATCCGCAAGCAGCCCGGCGTGATCTCGACGCGGGTCGGCTACACCGGCGGTCGGGTGAAGAACGCCACCTATCGCAATCACGAAGGTCATGCCGAAGCGATCGAGATCATGTTCGATCCCGCGAAGACCAGTTTTCGCACCATGCTGGAGTTCTTCTTCCAGATCCACGACCCCACCACGCTCAACCGCCAGGGCAATGATCGGGGCACGAGCTACCGCTCTGCGATTTTCTACACGTCGGACGAGCAGAAGCGCGTCGCCGAAGACACCATTGCCGATGTCGAGGCATCGGGTCTGTGGCCCGGCAAGGTGGTGACGGAAGTCGCCCCCCTTGGCGAACTCTGGGAGGCTGAGCCTGAGCATCAGGATTATCTCGAACGCTATCCTGACGGCTACACCTGTCATTTCATCCGGCCCGACTGGAAGCTGCCGCGACGCGCGGTGGCCGCGGGGAGCTAG
- a CDS encoding cupin domain-containing protein, which translates to MPRQHQPDEDRFRAILPEDIDWKPFPAFPPGARLAVMVGHPTEPGPYVVRVRVPGGTKLMPHKHPEDRIYTVVSGVFYIGLGESFDGDRVKAYPPGSVIVLPGETWHFHWAKSGEYITQVSAIGPLGLEYHDDHDDPRLHTATQ; encoded by the coding sequence ATGCCACGCCAGCATCAACCAGATGAAGACAGGTTCCGGGCGATCCTGCCCGAGGATATCGACTGGAAGCCGTTTCCAGCATTTCCGCCTGGGGCGCGGCTTGCCGTCATGGTCGGTCATCCCACCGAGCCCGGCCCCTATGTGGTCCGGGTGAGGGTGCCCGGCGGCACCAAGCTGATGCCGCACAAGCATCCGGAGGACCGGATCTATACGGTCGTGTCGGGCGTCTTCTACATCGGACTCGGTGAGAGCTTCGATGGCGATCGGGTGAAAGCCTATCCTCCGGGCAGCGTGATTGTCCTGCCCGGCGAGACCTGGCATTTTCATTGGGCGAAGTCCGGCGAATACATCACGCAGGTGTCGGCGATCGGACCGCTTGGTCTGGAGTATCACGATGATCATGATGACCCTCGCTTGCACACGGCGACGCAGTAA
- a CDS encoding OsmC family protein — protein sequence MIRKAKAVWQGTGRDGTGHLSSESGVLAETPYSFKTRFENEKGTNPEELIAAAHAGCFTMALAFGLQLAGFTPTELSTEAAVTLDPDGKGFKISKSALTLRAKVPNLDDAGFAKTAGEAEKNCPVSKVLNATITLDAKLT from the coding sequence ATGATCCGCAAGGCAAAAGCAGTATGGCAGGGCACCGGTCGCGACGGCACCGGCCACCTATCGAGCGAATCCGGCGTGCTCGCCGAGACGCCGTATTCGTTCAAGACGCGCTTCGAGAACGAGAAGGGCACCAATCCCGAGGAATTGATCGCAGCCGCCCACGCCGGCTGTTTCACCATGGCGCTGGCCTTCGGTCTTCAGCTCGCGGGCTTCACGCCGACTGAGCTCTCCACGGAGGCCGCGGTCACCCTCGATCCCGATGGGAAGGGATTCAAGATCAGCAAGTCGGCGTTGACCCTGCGCGCCAAGGTGCCGAACCTCGACGATGCCGGGTTTGCGAAGACCGCCGGCGAGGCCGAGAAGAACTGTCCGGTATCGAAAGTGCTCAACGCGACGATCACGCTCGACGCGAAATTGACCTAG
- a CDS encoding enoyl-CoA hydratase/isomerase family protein: MNRPERTFTTDQIRLERRLPTYWRVTFDMPPVNIFGPKHLPLLNDIITAIETDPQVKVVVFDSAVEGFFITHYDFLAPLEDSLSIPPGPTGLQALPDMLVRLSRAPVVSIASIRGRATGVGSELALASDMRFASREKAILSQWEVGAGLVPGGGPMARLPRLMGRGRALEVLLSADDIHGDLAERYGYVNRSMPDTELDGFVEALAMRIATFDKDAITETKRLVDVASLPPDEEIKPEWGAFMGALGRAASQTRIKALMARGFHRAGDVENRLGFHVGQIGI, translated from the coding sequence ATGAATCGTCCCGAACGCACCTTCACAACAGACCAGATCCGACTGGAGCGGCGCCTGCCGACATATTGGCGCGTCACCTTCGACATGCCGCCGGTGAACATCTTTGGTCCGAAGCACCTGCCATTGCTCAACGACATCATCACCGCGATCGAAACCGATCCGCAGGTGAAGGTCGTAGTGTTCGACAGTGCTGTCGAAGGCTTCTTCATCACGCATTACGACTTCTTGGCGCCGCTGGAGGACTCTCTGAGCATCCCGCCGGGGCCAACCGGGCTCCAGGCGTTGCCCGACATGCTGGTGCGCCTGAGCCGTGCACCGGTGGTGTCGATTGCCTCGATCCGGGGCCGCGCGACCGGTGTCGGCAGTGAGCTCGCGCTCGCAAGCGACATGCGCTTTGCCAGTCGCGAGAAGGCGATCCTGTCGCAATGGGAGGTCGGTGCGGGCCTGGTGCCTGGCGGCGGGCCGATGGCGCGGTTGCCGCGCTTGATGGGCCGCGGCCGTGCGCTGGAGGTCCTGCTGAGCGCCGACGACATCCATGGTGATCTTGCCGAACGCTATGGTTACGTGAACCGGTCGATGCCGGATACGGAACTCGATGGCTTCGTCGAGGCGCTCGCCATGCGTATCGCCACTTTCGACAAGGACGCGATTACGGAGACCAAGCGTCTGGTCGATGTCGCAAGCCTGCCGCCGGATGAGGAAATCAAGCCGGAGTGGGGCGCGTTCATGGGAGCTCTTGGTCGCGCCGCGAGCCAAACCCGGATCAAGGCGCTCATGGCGCGTGGTTTTCATCGCGCGGGCGATGTCGAAAACCGGCTGGGCTTCCACGTCGGACAGATCGGCATCTGA
- a CDS encoding epoxide hydrolase family protein, which translates to MTMQTRADMMNPDRRQLLGQAAMIAVAASTASLFPTHPAKAAASGAIRPFHVNVPEEDLLDLRRRLAATRWPDREIVTDQSQGVQLTTVQQLVRYWQSDYDWRKMEARLNALPQFVTEIDGVDIHFIHVRSRHENALPMIVTHGWPGSVIEQMKIVGPLTDPTAHGAKAADSFDLVIPSLPGHGFSGKPSELGWDPQRVARAWVVLMKRLGYNRYVAQGGDWGNAVTEQMALLAPPELLGIHTNMPATVPDDIAKALQPGGSKPSGLSADENYAYDQLDDFYKHGLGYAIEMSNRPQTLYGLVDSPAGLASWMLDHDARSTAMIARAFDGKAEGLSRDDVIDNITLYWLTNTAVSSARLYWENKLVFFAPKHVNIPVAVSVFPDEIYAAPRSWAEKAYPKLIHYNRLDKGGHFAAWEQPALFCAEMRTAFRPLRQSI; encoded by the coding sequence ATGACGATGCAAACACGAGCCGACATGATGAACCCCGACCGCCGTCAACTGCTGGGCCAGGCCGCGATGATAGCTGTTGCAGCAAGCACGGCGAGCCTGTTTCCGACGCATCCGGCGAAGGCCGCCGCAAGCGGCGCAATCCGTCCATTCCACGTCAACGTGCCTGAGGAAGATCTGCTCGATCTGCGCCGCCGTCTCGCAGCGACACGCTGGCCGGATCGCGAGATCGTCACCGACCAGTCGCAGGGCGTGCAGCTCACGACCGTCCAGCAACTCGTGCGCTACTGGCAATCCGACTATGACTGGCGCAAGATGGAAGCGCGGTTGAATGCCTTGCCGCAATTCGTCACCGAGATCGACGGCGTCGACATTCACTTCATTCACGTGCGTTCCAGGCACGAGAATGCCTTGCCGATGATCGTGACCCATGGCTGGCCGGGCTCGGTCATCGAGCAGATGAAGATCGTCGGCCCGCTGACCGATCCGACCGCACATGGGGCCAAGGCCGCGGACTCGTTCGACCTTGTGATCCCCTCGCTGCCCGGTCATGGCTTCTCCGGCAAGCCGTCCGAGCTCGGCTGGGATCCGCAGCGTGTAGCACGCGCCTGGGTCGTGCTGATGAAGCGGCTCGGCTACAATCGCTACGTTGCGCAGGGCGGCGATTGGGGTAATGCGGTGACGGAGCAGATGGCGCTGCTGGCGCCGCCGGAGCTGCTCGGCATTCACACCAACATGCCGGCAACCGTTCCCGACGACATCGCCAAGGCGCTTCAGCCCGGCGGGTCGAAGCCGTCCGGTCTCTCTGCGGACGAGAATTATGCCTACGATCAGCTCGACGATTTCTACAAGCACGGTCTGGGCTACGCGATCGAGATGTCGAACCGGCCGCAGACGCTCTATGGCCTCGTCGATTCGCCGGCCGGCCTGGCGTCATGGATGCTCGATCACGACGCGCGCAGCACCGCGATGATCGCGCGGGCCTTCGACGGCAAGGCCGAAGGGCTGTCGCGGGATGACGTCATCGACAACATCACGCTCTACTGGCTCACCAACACGGCGGTCTCGTCGGCGCGTTTGTACTGGGAAAACAAGCTGGTGTTCTTCGCGCCCAAGCACGTGAACATCCCGGTCGCCGTCAGCGTCTTCCCGGACGAGATCTACGCCGCACCGCGTAGCTGGGCCGAGAAGGCTTATCCCAAGCTGATTCACTACAACCGCCTCGACAAGGGCGGCCACTTCGCGGCCTGGGAGCAGCCCGCGCTGTTCTGCGCCGAAATGCGCACGGCGTTCCGTCCATTGCGGCAATCGATCTGA
- a CDS encoding VOC family protein translates to MTTTEINRPADAQSAKSRTVDLKLEVVVIPVSDVDRAKAFYANLGWRLDADFASGDGWRVIQFTPPGSACSVIFGKNVTPAAPGSAQGLYLIVSDLEAARQDLLARGVKISESFHGGGDVHAGTDEPYLFGTVRLNGADPKRGSYSSFASFRDPDGNGWLFQEITTRLPGRIDTTDTTFTSSSELARALRRAAAAHGEHEKRTGVHDENWQDWYADYIVREQAGQPLPT, encoded by the coding sequence ATGACCACCACCGAGATCAATCGTCCCGCCGACGCCCAGTCAGCGAAATCGCGCACAGTCGACCTCAAGCTCGAGGTCGTCGTGATCCCCGTGTCGGATGTGGATCGCGCGAAAGCCTTCTATGCGAATCTGGGCTGGAGGCTGGATGCCGACTTCGCCTCGGGAGACGGTTGGCGCGTGATCCAGTTCACGCCGCCGGGCTCGGCCTGTTCGGTGATCTTCGGCAAGAATGTCACGCCAGCGGCGCCCGGTTCGGCGCAAGGCTTGTATCTGATCGTCTCCGATCTCGAAGCGGCACGGCAGGATTTGCTCGCGCGTGGCGTCAAGATCAGCGAATCCTTCCATGGTGGCGGCGATGTTCACGCCGGAACGGACGAGCCGTATCTCTTCGGCACTGTCCGGCTCAACGGCGCTGATCCGAAACGCGGCAGCTACAGCTCGTTTGCTTCTTTCAGGGATCCCGACGGCAACGGTTGGCTATTCCAGGAAATCACCACGCGGCTGCCCGGTCGTATCGATACGACGGACACCACATTCACCTCGTCAAGCGAACTTGCGCGCGCGTTGCGCCGCGCGGCGGCGGCGCATGGTGAGCACGAGAAGCGCACCGGCGTGCACGACGAGAACTGGCAGGACTGGTACGCCGATTACATCGTGCGCGAGCAAGCGGGCCAGCCGCTGCCGACCTAA
- a CDS encoding sensor histidine kinase produces MPEISSRTNDRRVRSHFVASLDDVSRDWELVLRESHHRMKNTLTLLGASVRRDFTRAGTRDMSVAVDRLERRIVAFGRLYQLLSDNDDLAMVSIEAFFGGLCGALSEAVLEPAGVRCEASIESGALPAWQCHRLALMLTELVTNAAKHAFPNKKGALIRIEVASREGGWLCAVTDNGVGATGPLQGAGSRILEGLARSIDARMQGEAGQGGTRVTIAMPLAVA; encoded by the coding sequence ATGCCCGAAATCAGCTCTCGGACGAACGACCGGCGCGTTCGATCTCACTTTGTCGCCAGTCTCGACGATGTCTCGCGTGATTGGGAACTCGTGCTGCGCGAGTCGCACCATCGCATGAAGAACACCCTGACGCTCCTGGGTGCGTCAGTCCGCCGCGACTTCACGCGGGCGGGGACCAGGGACATGTCGGTCGCCGTTGACCGGCTGGAGCGGCGCATCGTTGCCTTCGGCCGGCTCTACCAACTTCTGTCCGACAATGACGATCTTGCGATGGTCTCCATCGAGGCTTTCTTCGGAGGGCTTTGCGGAGCACTGTCGGAGGCGGTGCTGGAACCGGCGGGTGTCCGCTGCGAGGCATCGATCGAGAGCGGCGCCCTGCCGGCTTGGCAGTGTCACCGGCTTGCACTGATGCTGACGGAGCTGGTCACGAATGCGGCAAAGCATGCCTTTCCGAACAAGAAGGGTGCGCTGATCCGCATCGAGGTGGCGAGCCGCGAGGGCGGTTGGCTCTGCGCGGTCACCGACAATGGTGTCGGCGCGACCGGGCCGCTTCAGGGTGCCGGCAGCCGGATCCTGGAAGGCCTGGCGCGCAGCATCGATGCCCGGATGCAGGGCGAGGCCGGGCAGGGCGGCACACGCGTGACGATAGCAATGCCGCTCGCTGTCGCCTGA
- a CDS encoding winged helix-turn-helix domain-containing protein, with protein MPDTNDQDSAISFGAFRLLPRARLLEKDGVPLHLGGRALDILIFLAERAGEVIDKRELVKRIWADVNVDEGSLRFHITSLRKALGDGGEGSRYVVNVPGRGYCFAAPLLRAAPAESRPHAPVSQVRSIPAPLARMIGRDDAVEKIAAELSLHRFVTIVGPGGIGKTSVALAVAHGQHTEFEGQVCFVDFGALTEPRLVPGTIAAALGLTVNSDDPIPGLLTSLRNRRTLLVLDSCEHIIDELAPLAERMVREAEGLHVLATSRESFRTEGERVYRLFPLDCPPQRDGLSMADILAYPASQLFVERIAESLSEFELSEEDAPLVADICRRLDGIALAIELAAGRVNAYGIAGTASLLDSRFSLLWRGRRTAIPRHQTLSAALSWSYDLLPQAESATLRGLSAFVGPFTLEAALAVAASQGIDEAEAVEAISNLLSKSLIATSPAERRLRYRLLDTTRAFVGDKLIESGEAARVARAHAEYFRDFLHDISVKSTGMQSAGGFLPYADHLPNVRAALTWSFSEHGDRALAVDLAASAAQFFLELTLLTECHSWTQQALASADHFDSRKEMTLQAALGVSVMFTQGNTDGVRSAFTRSLQLAEALDDLHWQLWLLRGLHIYLTRVGDFHGALGTGIQGEGVARKLNDPTSTLNVEWMLGVAHHLIGNQDKAVQFCESAMVHNPGSQRLNIGHLGYDDRIVALVALARGLWLSGRPDRAIEAARYTVRQAEQLEQPLTLGISLIWTIYVFLWVGDWASAESLIDRLIDHSARHFLGPYHAVGIGQKGELLLRRGDIATGIEHLRRSQATLYATRHRIMTTVFATALAEGLAAQNESEEALRTIDEAIAQIGDHGESFDMPEMLRVKADILVQSARATEAETCLQQSLALSRRQCARGWELRGAMSLARVWQRAGRKGDAQALLAPLVGQYQEGLSSRDLVAAKGLLNALN; from the coding sequence GTGCCGGACACCAACGACCAGGACTCAGCCATTTCCTTCGGGGCCTTTCGGCTGCTTCCCCGGGCGCGGCTGCTCGAGAAGGATGGCGTGCCGCTTCATCTTGGCGGACGTGCGCTCGACATCCTGATTTTTCTCGCGGAACGTGCCGGCGAGGTGATCGACAAGCGGGAATTGGTCAAGCGGATCTGGGCCGATGTGAATGTCGATGAGGGCAGCCTGCGTTTTCACATCACGTCCCTGCGCAAAGCGCTGGGCGATGGCGGCGAAGGCTCCCGTTACGTCGTCAACGTGCCCGGCCGCGGCTATTGTTTCGCCGCGCCGCTGCTTCGCGCCGCGCCTGCGGAGAGCCGGCCACACGCGCCAGTGTCCCAGGTCCGGTCCATACCTGCCCCGCTCGCGAGGATGATCGGCCGAGACGACGCCGTCGAGAAGATCGCGGCTGAATTGTCCCTGCATCGGTTCGTCACCATCGTCGGCCCCGGCGGCATCGGCAAGACCTCGGTCGCACTTGCGGTCGCGCATGGTCAGCATACGGAATTCGAGGGGCAGGTCTGCTTTGTCGATTTCGGCGCGCTGACGGAGCCGCGGCTCGTTCCCGGCACGATTGCCGCCGCGCTTGGCCTGACCGTCAATTCCGACGACCCGATCCCGGGGTTGCTGACGTCATTGCGCAACCGCCGGACGCTGCTCGTCCTCGACAGCTGCGAGCACATCATCGACGAGCTCGCTCCGCTGGCGGAGCGCATGGTGCGGGAAGCCGAGGGACTGCATGTTCTCGCCACCAGCCGCGAGTCCTTTCGCACCGAGGGCGAACGGGTGTACCGGCTGTTTCCGCTGGATTGTCCGCCGCAACGCGACGGGCTCAGCATGGCCGACATTCTGGCCTATCCGGCGAGCCAGCTTTTCGTCGAGCGGATTGCCGAAAGCCTCAGCGAATTCGAGCTCAGTGAAGAGGATGCGCCGCTCGTCGCCGATATCTGCCGGCGTCTGGACGGCATTGCCCTTGCGATCGAGCTTGCCGCCGGACGGGTCAATGCCTACGGGATCGCCGGCACGGCCTCGCTGCTCGACAGCCGTTTCTCGCTTCTGTGGCGGGGGCGCCGCACCGCTATACCCCGGCACCAGACGCTGAGCGCGGCGCTGAGCTGGAGCTACGACCTCCTGCCCCAGGCCGAGAGCGCGACATTGCGCGGCCTGTCGGCATTCGTCGGGCCGTTCACGCTCGAAGCTGCGCTCGCGGTCGCCGCATCTCAGGGCATCGACGAGGCCGAAGCGGTCGAGGCGATCTCGAATTTGCTGTCGAAATCCCTGATTGCGACGTCGCCGGCAGAACGACGTCTGAGATACCGCCTGCTCGATACGACCCGCGCCTTCGTGGGCGACAAGCTCATCGAGAGCGGAGAAGCGGCCCGCGTGGCGCGCGCCCACGCGGAATATTTCCGCGACTTCCTGCACGACATTTCCGTGAAATCGACGGGCATGCAGAGCGCGGGCGGCTTCCTGCCCTATGCCGACCATCTGCCGAATGTGCGGGCCGCGCTAACCTGGAGCTTCTCGGAGCACGGCGACCGCGCGCTCGCCGTCGACCTGGCCGCTTCGGCCGCGCAGTTCTTCCTCGAGCTGACATTGCTGACGGAATGCCATAGCTGGACCCAGCAGGCCCTCGCCTCGGCCGATCATTTCGACAGTCGCAAGGAAATGACTTTGCAGGCGGCGCTCGGCGTCTCCGTGATGTTCACGCAAGGCAATACGGACGGCGTCCGGTCGGCCTTCACGCGAAGCCTGCAACTGGCCGAGGCCCTCGACGACCTGCACTGGCAGCTCTGGCTATTGCGCGGACTGCACATCTACCTGACCCGCGTCGGAGATTTTCACGGCGCGCTCGGCACCGGCATACAGGGCGAAGGCGTCGCCAGGAAGCTGAACGACCCCACCAGCACCCTAAACGTCGAATGGATGCTGGGCGTGGCGCATCATCTGATCGGGAATCAGGACAAGGCCGTTCAGTTTTGCGAGAGCGCGATGGTGCACAATCCGGGCTCGCAGCGACTGAATATCGGCCATCTCGGCTATGACGACCGCATTGTCGCGCTGGTCGCCCTGGCGCGTGGGCTCTGGCTCAGCGGCCGGCCCGATCGTGCCATCGAGGCGGCGCGATACACGGTGCGCCAGGCCGAGCAGCTCGAGCAACCCCTGACGCTCGGCATTTCCCTGATCTGGACCATCTACGTGTTTCTGTGGGTCGGCGACTGGGCCAGCGCCGAAAGCCTGATCGATCGGCTGATCGACCATTCCGCACGGCACTTCCTCGGCCCTTATCACGCCGTCGGCATTGGCCAGAAGGGCGAACTCCTGCTCCGCCGCGGGGACATCGCCACCGGCATCGAGCATCTCCGCCGCAGCCAGGCGACCCTGTACGCCACGCGGCACCGGATCATGACCACAGTGTTTGCAACGGCGCTCGCGGAAGGCCTGGCGGCCCAGAACGAGTCCGAGGAGGCTTTGCGCACGATCGACGAAGCCATCGCCCAAATCGGCGATCACGGCGAATCCTTCGACATGCCGGAAATGCTCCGGGTCAAGGCGGACATCCTGGTCCAATCCGCGAGGGCAACGGAGGCCGAAACCTGTCTCCAGCAATCGCTTGCCTTGTCGCGCCGGCAATGCGCGCGCGGCTGGGAGCTGCGGGGGGCCATGAGCCTCGCCCGCGTCTGGCAGCGGGCCGGACGAAAGGGCGATGCGCAGGCCCTGCTCGCGCCGCTGGTCGGGCAATATCAGGAAGGCCTGTCGAGCCGCGACCTGGTCGCGGCCAAGGGGCTCCTGAACGCGCTGAATTAG
- a CDS encoding type 1 glutamine amidotransferase domain-containing protein, whose translation MKVLMVITSHDELGNTGRKTGFWLEELAAPYFVFKDSGAEITLASPKGGRPPLDPKSNEPEFRTDLTLRFEKDAAAEAQLDKTVRLDSVRQEDFDTVFYPGGHGPMWDLAEDKDSAKLIESFIAAGKTIAVVCHSTGALRHVKAPNGKLLVEGKEVTGFTNGEEEEVGLTKVVPFLVEDEMLKLGAVFSKTANWGVHVVKDGLLITGQNPHSSGPAAQALLAALAQQAKSAA comes from the coding sequence ATGAAAGTATTGATGGTCATCACCTCGCACGACGAGTTGGGCAACACCGGACGCAAGACCGGTTTCTGGCTCGAGGAGCTTGCGGCGCCCTATTTCGTCTTCAAGGATTCCGGGGCCGAGATCACACTCGCCTCGCCGAAGGGCGGTCGTCCGCCGCTCGATCCCAAGAGCAACGAGCCCGAGTTCCGCACGGACCTCACGCTCCGCTTCGAGAAGGACGCTGCCGCCGAAGCACAGCTCGACAAGACGGTTCGCCTCGACAGCGTCAGGCAGGAAGACTTCGACACCGTGTTCTATCCCGGCGGCCACGGCCCAATGTGGGATCTCGCCGAGGACAAGGATTCGGCCAAGCTGATCGAGTCCTTCATCGCCGCCGGCAAGACGATCGCGGTGGTCTGCCACTCCACCGGCGCGCTACGCCACGTCAAGGCGCCGAACGGCAAGCTGCTGGTCGAAGGCAAGGAAGTGACGGGCTTCACCAACGGTGAAGAGGAAGAGGTGGGGCTCACCAAGGTCGTGCCCTTCCTCGTCGAGGACGAGATGCTCAAGCTCGGTGCCGTCTTCTCGAAGACCGCCAATTGGGGCGTTCACGTCGTCAAGGACGGCCTCCTGATCACCGGCCAGAACCCGCACTCGTCCGGTCCGGCGGCACAGGCACTGCTCGCTGCACTGGCCCAGCAGGCCAAGTCGGCCGCCTAA